One window of the Benincasa hispida cultivar B227 chromosome 3, ASM972705v1, whole genome shotgun sequence genome contains the following:
- the LOC120073147 gene encoding putative ALA-interacting subunit 2 isoform X1, giving the protein MKTMELDGSSSLMAPEGSGSVPAEYVQARRHTAYYRFTQQSLPACKPVLTPTWVISVFLLMGLLFIPVGVVVLHASRSVAEIVYRYDTECVPVSYKNNMVAYIKDSSAPKLCSFPLKVNKTMKAPIYIYYQLDNYYQNHRRYVKSRSDKQLLHGLAYNDTSSCKPIQLHNGLPVVPCGLIAWSLFNDTYRFVLGKSELKVNRKNIAWESDRKHKFGKHVYPFNFQNGTLIGGGNLDPNIPLSDHEDLIVWMRTAALPSFRKLYGRIEEDLHADDVLDIKIMNNYNTYSFGGRKKLVISTSSWLGGRNDFLGWAYIFVGSSSLMISIFFTLLHMKSRPFMETNFSSRNKRSSSASD; this is encoded by the exons atgaaaactaTGGAATTGGATGGAAGCAGCAGTTTAATGGCTCCTGAAGGATCTGGATCAGTTCCAGCAGAATATGTACAAGCAAGGAGACATACAG CCTATTATCGTTTTACACAACAGAGCCTTCCAGCTTGTAAGCCTGTGTTGACACCTACATGG GTTAtttctgtttttcttttaatgggACTTCTTTTCATTCCTGTTGGGGTTGTTGTCCTTCATGCTTCTCGCAGT GTTGCTGAAATTGTATACAGATATGATACTGAATGTGTACCTGTGTCATATAAAAACAATATGGTGGCGTATATCAAAGATAGTTCAGCTCCTAAACTTTGTTCCTTTCCCTTAAAG GTCAACAAGACTATGAAAGCTCCAATTTACATCTACTATCAACTAGATAACTACTATCAGAACCACCGAAG GTATGTCAAAAGTAGAAGTGATAAGCAGCTCTTACATGGACTGGCATACAACGATACAAGTTCCTGCAAACCAATCCAGTTGCATAATGGTCTTCCAGTTGTCCCTTGTGGGTTGATAGCATGGAGTTTGTTCAATGACACATACAGGTTTGTCCTTGGGAAATCTGAATTGAAGGTGAACAGGAAGAACATTGCTTGGGAAAGTGACCGTAAACATAAATTTGGAAAGCACGTATATCCTTTTAACTTCCAAAATGGAACCTTGATTGGTGGTGGAAATCTAGATCCAAATATTCCT TTGAGTGATCATGAAGATCTAATTGTCTGGATGCGCACTGCTGCTCTTCCAAGCTTCAGAAAGTTATACGGTAGAATTGAAGAGGATTTGCATGCTGATGATGTTCTAGATATCAAGATAATGAACAACTACAACACTTACAGCTTTGGAGGTAGAAAGAAGCTTGTTATTTCAACATCAAGCTGGTTAGGGGGAAGAAATGATTTCCTTGGATGGGCCTACATTTTTGTGGGATCTTCTTCGCTCATGATTTCTATATTCTTCACGTTGCTACACATGAAATCGAG GCCCTTCATGGAAACAAACTTTTCATCTAGGAATAAAAGAAGCAGCTCGGCCTCGGATTAA
- the LOC120073147 gene encoding putative ALA-interacting subunit 2 isoform X2, with amino-acid sequence MGLLFIPVGVVVLHASRSVAEIVYRYDTECVPVSYKNNMVAYIKDSSAPKLCSFPLKVNKTMKAPIYIYYQLDNYYQNHRRYVKSRSDKQLLHGLAYNDTSSCKPIQLHNGLPVVPCGLIAWSLFNDTYRFVLGKSELKVNRKNIAWESDRKHKFGKHVYPFNFQNGTLIGGGNLDPNIPLSDHEDLIVWMRTAALPSFRKLYGRIEEDLHADDVLDIKIMNNYNTYSFGGRKKLVISTSSWLGGRNDFLGWAYIFVGSSSLMISIFFTLLHMKSRPFMETNFSSRNKRSSSASD; translated from the exons atgggACTTCTTTTCATTCCTGTTGGGGTTGTTGTCCTTCATGCTTCTCGCAGT GTTGCTGAAATTGTATACAGATATGATACTGAATGTGTACCTGTGTCATATAAAAACAATATGGTGGCGTATATCAAAGATAGTTCAGCTCCTAAACTTTGTTCCTTTCCCTTAAAG GTCAACAAGACTATGAAAGCTCCAATTTACATCTACTATCAACTAGATAACTACTATCAGAACCACCGAAG GTATGTCAAAAGTAGAAGTGATAAGCAGCTCTTACATGGACTGGCATACAACGATACAAGTTCCTGCAAACCAATCCAGTTGCATAATGGTCTTCCAGTTGTCCCTTGTGGGTTGATAGCATGGAGTTTGTTCAATGACACATACAGGTTTGTCCTTGGGAAATCTGAATTGAAGGTGAACAGGAAGAACATTGCTTGGGAAAGTGACCGTAAACATAAATTTGGAAAGCACGTATATCCTTTTAACTTCCAAAATGGAACCTTGATTGGTGGTGGAAATCTAGATCCAAATATTCCT TTGAGTGATCATGAAGATCTAATTGTCTGGATGCGCACTGCTGCTCTTCCAAGCTTCAGAAAGTTATACGGTAGAATTGAAGAGGATTTGCATGCTGATGATGTTCTAGATATCAAGATAATGAACAACTACAACACTTACAGCTTTGGAGGTAGAAAGAAGCTTGTTATTTCAACATCAAGCTGGTTAGGGGGAAGAAATGATTTCCTTGGATGGGCCTACATTTTTGTGGGATCTTCTTCGCTCATGATTTCTATATTCTTCACGTTGCTACACATGAAATCGAG GCCCTTCATGGAAACAAACTTTTCATCTAGGAATAAAAGAAGCAGCTCGGCCTCGGATTAA
- the LOC120073146 gene encoding DEAD-box ATP-dependent RNA helicase 1 gives MAEKQKRKSIPVLPWMRSPVDVSLIEECPLEILPLLDSRLKVALQNMGISSLFPVQLAVWQEAIGPGSFDRDLCINSPTGSGKTLAYALPIVQMLSSRAVKCLRALVVLPTRDLALQVKEVFTAIAPAVGLSVGLAVGQSSIADEISELIKRPKLDAGICYDPDDFSVELQSSVDILVATPGRLMDHINFTKGFTLQHLCYLVIDETDRLLREAYQSWLPTVLQLTHADDDSIIFPSYISHPCSAGSLKTIRRFGVERGFKGKPYPRLAKMVLSATLTQDPGKLAQLDLHQPLLLTTGKRRYKLPEKLESYMLICESKLKPLYLVALLQSLGGEKCIVFTSSVESTHRLCSLLNFFDGLELKIKEYSGLQRQSLRSKTLNAFRGGEIEVLVSSDAMTRGMDVEGVKNVINYDMPAFIKTYIHRAGRTARAGQSGRCFTLLRKDEVKRFKKLLQKADTDSCPVHSLPSSSIELLQPTYVSALKKLKEKVESETFRKSTITSSSRAGKRKDMNSSKGKS, from the exons ATGGCGGAAAAGCAGAAACGAAAGAGCATCCCTGTTCTACCATGGATGCGAAGCCCTGTCGACGTCTCTCTAATCGAGGAATGCCCTCTTGAGATCCTCCCTTTGCTCGATTCCAG ATTGAAGGTAGCTTTGCAGAACATGGGCATCTCTTCACTGTTCCCAGTGCAACTCGCAGTTTGGCAAGAGGCAATTGGACCCGGTTCATTTGATAGAGACCTATGTATTAATTCACCAACTGGAAGTGGGAAAACTTTAGCTTATGCCCTACCAATAGTGCAAATGCTGTCAAGTCGTGCAGTCAAATGCTTGCGTGCTTTAGTTGTGCTGCCTACTCGTGATCTGGCTTTGCAG GTCAAAGAGGTTTTTACTGCAATCGCACCTGCAGTGGGCTTATCTGTGGGTCTGGCTGTTGGTCAATCCTCCATAGCAGATGAGATTTCTGAGCTCATCAAGAGACCTAAGCTTGACGCAGGTATCTGTTATGATCCCGACGATTTTTCGGTTGAGCTGCAGAGTTCTGTGGACATATTGGTGGCAACACCTGGAAGATTGATGGACCATATTAACTTCACGAAGGGGTTTACTCTTCAGCATCTCTGTTATCTT GTTATTGATGAGACCGATAGGTTATTGAGGGAAGCATATCAATCTTGGCTACCCACCGTGCTTCAGTTGACTCATGCTGATGATGACAGTATCATCTTTCCTTCCTACATTTCACATCCTTGTTCAGCTGGATCCTTAAAAACCATAAGGAGATT TGGTGTTGAGAGGGGTTTTAAGGGTAAACCTTACCCTAGGCTTGCAAAGATGGTTCTATCTGCAACACTTACACAGGATCCAGGCAAGCTTGCTCAGCTTGATCTGCATCAACCTCTATTATTAACAACTGGGAAAAGAAGATATAAACTTCCGGAGAAATTAGAATCATACATGTtg aTTTGTGAATCAAAACTCAAACCATTATATCTGGTTGCCCTACTTCAGAGTTTAGGAGGAGAGAAATGTATTGTTTTTACATCCTCCGTGGAGTCTACTCATCGACTATGCTCTTTACTTAACTTTTTTGACGGCTTGGAACTCAAGATTAAAGAGTATTCAGGGCTTCAACGTCAATCATTAAGAAG CAAGACACTGAATGCTTTCCGGGGAGGGGAGATTGAAGTACTTGTTAGTTCTGATGCCATGACTCGTGGAATGGACGTTGAGGGTGtgaaaaatgttattaattacGATATGCCTGCATTTATAAAGACATACATTCATCGAGCTGGTAGGACTGCAAGGGCTGGGCAGTCTGGGCGTTGTTTCACATTGCTGAGAAAAGATGAG GTTAAGCGTTTCAAGAAATTACTTCAAAAGGCTGATACTGATTCTTGCCCCGTACATTCCTTACCTTCCAGTTCAATCGAGTTGCTCCAGCCTACATATGTCTCTG CCCTAAAGAAACTGAAGGAAAAGGTCGAATCAGAAACATTCAGGAAGAGTACAATCACGTCTTCTTCTAGAGCGGGCAAACGAAAAGATATGAACTCCTCCAAAGGAAAG TCTTAG